A genomic segment from Brienomyrus brachyistius isolate T26 chromosome 9, BBRACH_0.4, whole genome shotgun sequence encodes:
- the plekhf2 gene encoding pleckstrin homology domain-containing family F member 2: MVDRLANSEANSKRIAVVEGCFGAAGQPLAIPGRVLIGEGVLTKLCRKKPKARQFFLFNDILVYGNIVIQKKKYNKQHIIPLESVTIDTVEDEGDLRNGWLIKTPTKSFAVYAATATEKSEWMNHINKCVSDLLEKSGKLPSSEHAAVWVPDSEASVCMRCQKIKFTPVSRRHHCRKCGFVVCGQCSEKKFLLPSQSSKPVRVCEFCYEQLSVGQPGVPSGFSVRSDSYSHSSNKFCGNNVSDDEDEDDSSD, from the coding sequence ATGGTTGACCGCCTAGCTAACAGTGAGGCCAACTCTAAGCGCATTGCAGTGGTGGAGGGCTGCTTTGGGGCGGCAGGTCAGCCGCTGGCCATCCCAGGACGGGTCCTCATCGGAGAGGGTGTGTTAACTAAACTGTGCCGTAAGAAGCCCAAGGCCCGTCAGTTCTTCCTCTTCAACGACATCCTTGTTTATGGCAACATAGTCATTCAGAAGAAGAAGTACAACAAGCAACATATCATCCCACTGGAGAGCGTCACCATAGACACGGTGGAGGACGAAGGGGACCTGCGGAACGGCTGGCTCATCAAGACGCCCACCAAGTCCTTTGCAGTCTATGCTGCCACTGCCACAGAGAAGTCGGAGTGGATGAACCACATCAACAAGTGCGTGTCAGACCTTTTAGAGAAGAGTGGAAAGTTGCCCAGCAGTGAGCATGCTGCCGTCTGGGTCCCTGACTCTGAGGCGTCTGTCTGCATGCGCTGCCAGAAGATTAAGTTCACGCCGGTGAGCCGGAGGCACCACTGCAGAAAGTGTGGCTTCGTGGTGTGCGGCCAGTGCTCGGAGAAGAAATTCTTGCTGCCCAGCCAGTCATCGAAGCCTGTGCGCGTGTGCGAGTTCTGCTATGAGCAGCTTTCTGTGGGACAGCCGGGGGTTCCCAGTGGCTTCTCTGTCCGCTCGGACTCCTACAGCCATAGCTCAAACAAATTCTGTGGCAACAATGTGTCTGACGATGAGGATGAAGACGACAGTAGTGATTGA